The genome window CATTAATTATCAAAAGCTCTAGAACGATGAATAAAACAATTATGATCACCGGTGCTAATTCTGGTATTGGAAAAGAAACCGCAAGACAATTAGCCTTACTCCAAGAAACTGAAAAAATCTATCTGGCATGTAGAAGTATAGTTAAAGCCGAAGTAGCAAAAAAAGAACTGATCGAAAGTACAGGAAGAGATATATTTGAAATCATCATTATGGATGTTTCCCAACCAGAAACCGTCAGAAAAGCGATTCAAGAATTTAATGGTACTGTAGATGCATTAATAGAGAATGCAGGTGGAACTGGAGGTAAAACCCCAGAAAGGTTAACCAAAGATGGAGTAACCGAACTCACAGCCAGCAACTTACTAGGTCATGTCGTATTAGTCGATGAATTACTAAAGGCCAACAAATTAAATAACGTGGTCCTTTTTGCCAGTTCAGAGGCTGCCAGAGGGATTAAGAAAATGGGTATGCTACGCCCTAACTTAGAAACATCAAGTACAGAAGAGTTTATCTCTGTATTTAATGGCAGTAAGTTTGGAAACAACTTTGATGCTTTTCAAATCTATGGCTGGATAAAATATGGAGGATCACTATGGATTTCTTCAATGGCAAGAAAACACCCTAACATCAAGTTTCTAAGTATGAGTCCAGGGGCTACTAGAGGAACAGGTGGAATGGATGATCTGAGCTTTATTAAGAGAATATTCCTAAAACATATCGGGATGAAATTCATTATGCCGATGCTAGGGTTATCCCATTCATTAGAAAGTGGTGCACAAAGGTTTGTTGAAGGTATAAATAATCCTTTCTACAAAAGTGGTAAATTCTATGCCAGTAAGAAAAACGTATTAACTGGTAAAATGATTGACCAAGGTACTATTTGGAGTGATTTAGATAACTCTAAGTTCCAAGAAAATGCTGATAATGCTATCCATAGTTTTATAGCATAAATTACTTATTATCAATGAAACTGAGGGTTTAGAAGTAGCATTCTAAGCCCTTTTTTAATAACCTAAGCTTAATATTAGAAATACTTGTTCGGTATAACCTTTGATTACTATTTTTACATAAAGCAAACCAAAAACTAATTAAAGTAACATGCAATCAACAAGTATTTTTAAACAATTAAAAAGCGTACTTCTATTCTCTCTTTGTCTACTTTGTTTCTCTTGTGGAGAAGGTAGTTATGACATTGGATCTGATGACTTCAGCGAATCTGCAGAAGATAGTGGCGGAAGTACAGGAGGGCCACAATCTGGGTTAGTGACTGCTGGAGAATGGAATGATTTATCGAATTGGGAATTTTGGAACGACCTTCTTCAGGAAGATGAATTTTCTATTGCAGCGGCTCAATGGAATATTAACACCAATAACCGTTTCTCGTTCTTAGTTACCAACAATTCTACCCCTGTTATCAATGCTAAAATAGAATTGTTGAAGGATGACACAATACTCTGGACTTCCAAAACGGATAATCATGGATATGCAGAAGTATGGCTCGGGGCCTATGAGTATCAATACCAATCAACATTTAATAGTTTTTCGATAAAAGTAAATGATGAGTTGCTATCCCATCAACTGATTCCATTTGACGAAGGGGCCAATGAAATAAATATCACATCTGAAAGTAGTGATTTAAATAGAGTGGAGATTTCATTTATAGTAGATGCTACAGGTTCAATGGACGATGAATTGGAATTTTTAAAAGAAGACCTAAAAAGTGTTATTGAAAATGTAATGCAAAGCAACTCGACTCTGGATATCTATACTTCAACCGTTTTTTACAGAGATGAAGGAGAAGAATATGTTACCAGAAAATCCGATT of Flammeovirga agarivorans contains these proteins:
- a CDS encoding SDR family NAD(P)-dependent oxidoreductase codes for the protein MNKTIMITGANSGIGKETARQLALLQETEKIYLACRSIVKAEVAKKELIESTGRDIFEIIIMDVSQPETVRKAIQEFNGTVDALIENAGGTGGKTPERLTKDGVTELTASNLLGHVVLVDELLKANKLNNVVLFASSEAARGIKKMGMLRPNLETSSTEEFISVFNGSKFGNNFDAFQIYGWIKYGGSLWISSMARKHPNIKFLSMSPGATRGTGGMDDLSFIKRIFLKHIGMKFIMPMLGLSHSLESGAQRFVEGINNPFYKSGKFYASKKNVLTGKMIDQGTIWSDLDNSKFQENADNAIHSFIA
- a CDS encoding vWA domain-containing protein — encoded protein: MQSTSIFKQLKSVLLFSLCLLCFSCGEGSYDIGSDDFSESAEDSGGSTGGPQSGLVTAGEWNDLSNWEFWNDLLQEDEFSIAAAQWNINTNNRFSFLVTNNSTPVINAKIELLKDDTILWTSKTDNHGYAEVWLGAYEYQYQSTFNSFSIKVNDELLSHQLIPFDEGANEINITSESSDLNRVEISFIVDATGSMDDELEFLKEDLKSVIENVMQSNSTLDIYTSTVFYRDEGEEYVTRKSDFTNQLSETIAFITQQEADGGGDFPEAVHTALDLSINELQWSENAKTRIAFLLLDAPPHENSQILDDIKNTIQEASRKGIKIIPIAASGIDKPTEFLLRYMAILTNGTYVFITNDSGIGNDHLIPSVGQYDVEYLNELMIRLINEYTE